In Drosophila santomea strain STO CAGO 1482 chromosome 2L, Prin_Dsan_1.1, whole genome shotgun sequence, a single window of DNA contains:
- the LOC120443922 gene encoding LOW QUALITY PROTEIN: uncharacterized protein LOC120443922 (The sequence of the model RefSeq protein was modified relative to this genomic sequence to represent the inferred CDS: inserted 2 bases in 1 codon), with product MRKSLLIVGCLLVTIFLTHLPTGLAVSCADDPTNADCVDCTLPANAAEADCADXQAAASASDTTTASSGSNSGSGKRKVKRTYKRKLSRPRKIKTRRSNRRRRNRRQNSG from the exons atgaGGAAATCACTACTGATCGTGGGCTGCCTCCTGGTGACCATCTTCTTGACCCATCTTCCAACTGGGCTGGCCGTCTCCTGTGCCGATGATCCCACCAATGCGGACTGCGTCGATTGTACGCTTCCCGCGAATGCGGCCGAAGCCGACTGTGCCGA CCAGGCCGCCGCTTCAGCCAGCGACACGACCACCGCCTCATCCGGAAGCAACTCAGGCAGTGGCAAGCGGAAAGTCAAGAGGACCTACAAGCGGAAGCTGAGCCGCCCGAGGAAGATCAAGACGAGGAGGAGCAACCGGCGCAGGAGAAACAGGAGACAGAACTCTGGCTAA